A single window of Nicotiana sylvestris chromosome 5, ASM39365v2, whole genome shotgun sequence DNA harbors:
- the LOC138869460 gene encoding uncharacterized protein, with protein MNIANNIKSTIPQTESAREYLKFVEERFRSADKSLAGSLIAELTTMKFDGSRSMQNHIIEMTNIAARLQTLGMKVDDSFLVQFILNSLPPEYGPFQINYNTIKDKWNINELSMCLLRRSKDLRNKGVIQLTSWVKELVKDLK; from the coding sequence ATGAATATTGCCAACAACATTAAGAGTACTATTCCACAAACAGAAAGTGCTAGGGAATACCTGAAGTTTGTGGAAGAACGTTTTCGTTCTGCAGATAAGTCTCTCGCTGGTTCACTAATTGCTGAACTCACGACCATGAAGTTTGATGGGTCGCGTAGTATGCAAAATCATATCATCGAGATGACTAACATTGCAGCAAGACTTCAGACCTTGGGGATGAAAGTGGATGATTCCTTCTTGGTTCAGTTTATTCTGAACTCGTTGCCTCCTGAGTATGGACCATTCCAAATTAACTATAACACTATTAAAGATAAGTGGAATATTAATGAATTGTCCATGTGCTTACTCAGGAGGAGTAAAGACTTAAGAAACAAGGGGGTCATTCAATTAACCTCATGGGTCAAGGAGCTGGTAAAGGACTTAAAGTGA